A genomic region of Cryptococcus gattii WM276 chromosome F, complete sequence contains the following coding sequences:
- a CDS encoding Pyruvate carboxylase isoform, putative; Pyc1p (Similar to TIGR gene model, XP_571507.1), producing the protein MKWNIGSSSASTQVPVDHTAATSIPSDHPHIPSSSSSRPPAQCPMHQADVPLAPVTANAPAKCPIQHDALDPTTHMPVNLSLSRQPDQKLDLPTERTASTIPRPYTAPGGEAYGTGNTWDYPSPQQFYNALVRKGWETPEDSVEVMVAIHNFLNERAWDEVMKWEKRLPGGDQSQLARFQGRPGELSPKARFHLWAGKLFPSKFNTEPPFDRHDWVVTRPSPSAPQETVTARYVIDYYSAPPDEDGNPVFSLDVRPALDNLEAIKQRISVGVEEWLRGDVD; encoded by the exons ATGAAGTGGAACATTGGTTCTTCGTCCGCCTCTACTCAGGTTCCTGTGGACCACACCGCAGCCACTTCTATCCCATCAGACCACCCACacatcccttcttcctcttcttcccgTCCCCCCGCCCAATGCCCTATGCACCAAGCCGACGTCCCCCTGGCCCCTGTCACCGCAAACGCCCCTGCAAAATGTCCTATCCAGCACGATGCTCTCGATCCCACAACCCACATGCCCGTGAACCTCTCGCTCTCCCGTCAACCTGACCAAAAGCTCGATCTCCCTACGGAACGTACCGCCTCCACCATTCCCCGTCCTTATACTGCCCCTGGCGGCGAAGCCTACGGGACAGGTAACACGTGGGACTACCCTTCTCCCCAGCAGTTCTACAATGCGCTCGTAAGGAAAGGATGGGAAACTCCCGAGGATAGCGTAGAGGTCATGGTGGCAATTCACAACTTTTTGAATGAGAGGGCTTGGGATGAGGTTATGAAGTGGGAAAAGAGGTTGCCTGGCGGAGATCAATCACAGCTAGCGAGATTTCAAGGGAGACCGGGAGAGTTGAGCCCCAAGGCGAGATTCCACCTTTGGGCCGGCAAATTGTTCCCTTCCAAATTCAA CACCGAGCCTCCTTTCGATAGACATGACTGGGTGGTTACCCGCCCCTCGCCCTCTGCACCTCAAGAAACCGTGACTGCCCGATACGTTATCGACTACTACTCTGCACCCCCGGACGAAGATGGAAACCCTGTCTTCTCTTTAGATGTGCGCCCAGCGCTGGACAATTTGGAGGCAATTAAACAGAGAATTAGCGTAGGCGTTGAGGAGTGGTTGAGAGGGGATGTGGATTAA
- a CDS encoding Hypothetical Protein (Similar to TIGR gene model, XP_571573.1): MAHIAARTPPYTPPPFPLSQCHRSTHYHLGSPEDSGESEPEDKEDAHSLNEDIIKNMEIDEDAYVHPQAQSSFLSLCPELIQRILSNFGGRNVVCLASLAATCRKLRAHIYKCPNQAVWRDIYLEIYDDPRKASAFVKRRTTAEIDWRKRLQDREFIIKALGEWHVNRWDLAAQHLDRICDALLDMYMDLPATSTGLISCTETDDVRHFYSSKPALNPSVLSYLLSSPCFSHLYNHYRILPSSPPPTQRLRPRPNSSSNTNVNASVNSTLPLHSVGGHIQVCTHPKLAKLHTLLPPKYDENNEQDREWRGFMRELVYSQKNFTESNDWGPFTPDGKVDWVLVDALGSVMMSNAQEIVHNPEISDHWHDSIMPQSFGVEPTRGWGFSHIERPLGVADVDVWDWAGVQGSWYGSYAFLDYADWLSLNEPRLILNRGRLAQLDLSHYHEAIGDLMRLDLTLDDLSPTSLSTTLSPLTTHLPTTYDSRLPPIHFVGTSLQSDSVPPDAAPLSSVRGVVQLTADDPPEVRWTLVIRYAGEDRWRLEGVQVGGRGSKRGFFGTWTDASKEEHSPNGPVWYWQS, encoded by the exons ATGGCGCATATCGCAGCTCGTACTCCACCATATACTCCGCCACCTTTTCCATTATCACAATGCCATCGCTCCACCCATTACCACCTTGGGTCTCCAGAAGACTCGGGCGAGAGCGAGCCCGAAGACAAGGAGGACGCTCATTCTCTCAACGAGGATATTATAAAAAATATGGAGATTGATGAGGATGCTTATGTACACCCACAAGCCCAGTCTTCATTCTTGAGCCTTTGTCCAGAG CTGATTCAGAGGATATTATCAAATTTTGGCGGTCGGAACGTCGTCTGCTTGGCCAGTTTGGCAGCTACATGCCGCAAGTTACGAGCTCATATTTACAAA TGTCCAAACCAAGCCGTCTGGAGAGATATATATTTAGAAATTTACGATGACCCTAGAAAGGCATCTGCTTTCGTCAAAAGACGCACGACTGCAGAGATCGATTGGCGAAAGCGGTTGCAGGATAGAGAATTTATTATTAAAGCGCTTGGCGAATGGCATGTCAATCGTTGGGACCTTGCT GCCCAACATCTCGATCGAATCTGTGACGCTCTTCTAGACATGTACATGGATCTACCAGCCACATCTACCGGACTTATCTCATGTACAGAGACAGATGATGTCCGTCATTTCTACTCTTCCAAACCCGCTCTCAACCCTTCTGTCCTGTCTTATCTCTTGTCTTCACCTTGTTTCTCACATCTGTACAATCATTATCGTAtcctcccttcctcccctccGCCAACACAGCGTCTCCGCCCTCGCCCTAATTCTTCCTCCAACACCAATGTCAATGCCAGCGTAAATTCTACTCTGCCATTACACTCTGTCGGCGGCCATATCCAAGTCTGCACCCATCCGAAACTTGCCAAGCTGCATACTCTCCTGCCACCTAAATATGACGAAAACAATGAGCAGGATAGGGAATGGAGGGGTTTCATGAGAGAATTGGTTTATTCGCAAAAGAACTTTACAGAGAGTAATGACTGGGGGCCGTTCACGCCTGATGGCAAGGTTGACTGGGTACTTGTCGACGCTCTTGGATCTGTTATGA TGTCGAATGCCCAAGAGATTGTGCATAATCCGGAGATCAGTGATCACTGGCACGACTCGATCATGCCTCAATCATTCGGTGTTGAGCCCACGCGCGGTTGGGGGTTTTCTCATATCGAGCGCCCACTCGGCGTCGCTGATGTTGATGTATGGGATTGGGCTGGTGTCCAGGGTAGTTGGTACGGCTCTTATGCGTTCCTTGA TTACGCCGACTGGCTCTCTCTCAACGAACCGCGCCTCATCCTCAATCGTGGCCGGCTCGCCCAACTAGACCTTTCACACTACCACGAAGCCATCGGCGACCTCATGCGTCTTGACCTCACGCTCGATGACCTCTCACCTACTTCCCTTTCCACCACCCTCTCTCCGCTCACCACCCACCTCCCTACTACGTACGACTCGCGCCTGCCTCCCATTCATTTTGTAGGAACGAGTTTACAGAGTGATAGTGTACCCCCTGATGCGGCGCCGTTGAGTTCCGTGAGAGGAGTGGTACAGCTGACGGCGGATGATCCGCCAGAAGTGAGGTGGACGTTGGTGATTAGGTACGCGGGAGAGGATAGGTGGAGATTGGAAGGCGTACAGGTAGGAGGAAGGGGGAGTAAGAGGGGATTCTTTGGG ACGTGGACTGATGCGAGCAAGGAAGAACATTCGCCTAACGGTCCGGTCTGGTACTGGCAGAGTTGA
- a CDS encoding uncharacterized protein (Similar to TIGR gene model, INSD accession AAW44366.1) codes for MSSSTVKQRHYSALASRIRTLHANLAETEGLLEMMTHQLDATSKMGVHCGSQFMAVSRLLDKELKDLMDAATAAEPQSPSAAPSPERSS; via the exons ATGTCCTCTTCTACCGTAAAGCAGAGGCACTACTCTGCCCTCGCATCCCGTATACGCACTCTCCACGCGAATCTTGCAGAGACTGAAGGTCTCCTCGAGATGATGACCCATCAGCTCGACGCTACTAGCAAGATGGGTGTACACTGTGGTTCCCA ATTTATGGCGGTGTCTAGGCTGCTTGATAAAGAGTTGAAGGACCTTATGGATGCAGCTACCGCTGCGGAACCACAGTCTCCGTCCGCTGCCCCATCACCCGAAAGATCATCTTAG